CATTTCATGGCAGCTATAAATAGCCATACGCCATGAAGACCCCCTTCCATCATCCATCCTTCAGAAATTTGGAGCACAAGCATCCATAATAAACAATCAAGAGTAACCACAAATTCACCATGAAGATCTTCATGGTCTTTGCCCTCCTCGTTGCATCAACGACCATCACCACCGCGACCGCACAGCTCGACCCTCGCATCCATGACCAAGAAAGGCCACAACAATCGTTTCTGCAACAGCAACCACTTATCCAGCAACAACCATACCCGCCTCAAGAGCCACAACAACCACTATTCCCGCAAAAAGAGCCACAACAACCATTTCCGCTGCAGCAGCCACAATACCAGCAACAACAACCGTATCCACAACAACCACTTCCCCAAGAACAACTTCCCCAGCAACATTTATTTCCGCAGCAGCCGCCACAACAACAATTTCCACAACAGATGCCACTTCCGCATCAACAACAAACATTcccgcaacaacaacaacaacaagaacaactcCCACAACAACAACCACAATTCCCGCAACAACAACCATTTTCCCAATATCAACAACCATTAACACAACAACCATACTCGCAAGAGCAACCATTGCCACAACAACAACCTTCTGTAGAGGAAAAACAACAATTGAACTTGTGCAAGGAGTTCCTCCTGCAGCAGTGTAACCCAGAGGAGAAACTGTCGTTACTCCAGTCAGTGATCCCGTTCCTCCGACCAAAGACCTCGCAACAGAACAGCTGCCAGTTGAAGCGACTACAATGTTGTCGACAACTTGCACATATCAGTGAACCGTCCCGATGCCCGGCCATCCACAACATTGTGCATGCCATCGTCATGCAACAACAACATGTGGATAGAGGTTTCGGCCAGCCTCAACCACAACAGTTGGGCCAGGAAATGCCCATGCAGCCTCAACATCAATTGGGCCAGCACTCTATCCTACCTCAACAACTAGCCCAGTACCAGTTGGTTAGGTTACTTGTGATTCAGACCCTTCCTATGTTATGCAACGTGCATGTCCCGTCTGATTGCTACACCATTACTGCACCATTTGGTAGCATGACTGCCTACAATGGTGGACAATGAAATCACAATAGTTGTACTACTAGATAGATGGACCTTCATTGTTTACTCGATTGGACGATCGATGTAGcaatgaaataaaataaaatgccgtGCACCATCATATGCGTGACTCCAACCAGTACAAGTTCAAACTTGGGAATAAAGGCAAACAAAATATTCCACGTCATGCACATCTACTTTGATAGGAACTGCAATCCATCGATTATGTATCATTTTTTTCATAGGTATATCAACCCAGTCCCACCATGTGATGTCAAAAAAGGAACCTCCTTATCCGGAAAATTTAGTTCAGGGATCTCATGCCTCTAAtccccccagccaccatagtccgtTGACGACGGCGTGGAGGTAGGATCTCAATGTCATGTCCCGGTCCATGACTTGTACCAGCATGTGTCGTGTGACCTTTTTGGAAAAAAATGTGTTCGTGTGTGGATTTGGTGTATAGTGTTGACCATCTGCAGCCGCCGCCtagggccgccgccgccatctggaGCCGCCGCTCCCTCTCGCGCCACGCCTCCCCTCCCCGCACCGCGCCTCCCCTCCCCGCGCCGCGCCGCACCTCctcctccccaaaccctagccgccgccccttcCTCTCCCACCGCGCTGTCGCTATGTCATCCACCGCCCCCACCTACTCCAACCCCTTCGCCTGGCTGGACACCGCTGACATCCGTGACATCAACATTCACGAACGCGTCCCCGTCGTCCTCGATGCCACCGACTCCACGTAATTCGCGTGGAAGACATACTTCTCGCTGCTCTTCCGCGAGAACAATCTTGTGGATCACGTTGACGGCACCGTCGACTCCCGTACTATGGTGGGCGACTCCGAGTGGACCGCGATCGACGCCAtgctcatccggtggttcttcaccaccatctcgaaggacctgTTTCACACGGTCGTGAGCGATGGTGATGACGCCTGCGCGGTGTGGgtcaagctcaacggcctcttcaccgacaacaagcttcagcCTCGCGTTTTtctgcagcaggaattttttgactgtcatcAGGATGATCAGTCTATCGATGACTACTGCCGCCGCCCGAAGACGTTGGCGGATGAGCTCCGTGACATCGGCGCCAAGGTTgatgacgacctcctcctcagcaggCTCACCTCCGGCCTCaatgaggacttcggcaacgccgcctccaacctctccTTAATGCTggagccctccttccccaagtttctGGCGTACTTGCGGTTGGAGGAGCGCCAGATGAAGGGGTCAAGAAGCGCGTGCAGCACCatgccctcgccgccggcacctcgCGTGGCGCCCCACCACCGGCTGCCCCACCGCCCCCTGCGCCCCCGGGGTTTTTCCCcttgccgcccgcgcctcccgccccTCCCGCTGCCCCCCAGCAGGAGCAAGCAGCAGCAACAGGCGCATGGGGGGCCCCTCGTCAGCAGCAGCAGGCCACCCCTCCATGGACTTACGACACCAACCCGTGGACGGGCGTCGTACACGTGTACTCGATGCCGGTCCTTCGGGCTCCTGCTCCGGGCAGCATTGGGCCTCGTTCGGCGAGCCACCAGGCACTATTTGCGACGCGAAACGCCGCCCCCTACAGCGGCTACGGCGCCGCGCCCGCGCCCACCTACgacgccgcgccggcctatggagGGTTTTTCCCTCCCCAGGTGCCGCCGCCGTGGGACCCGGCCCTCCTCGCCGCTCTGCACTCGGCTCCGTCACCGAGTAACTACGGTGGCGGaggtgactggtacatggactcgggcgccatCGCTCACATGACTACTCGTCCCGGTAACCTCACGTCTTCCACTCCCGTTCATACTCCCACTCGCCtcaccgttggtaacggttcctctCTACCCGTTACACATGTTGGTCATATGTCGTTTCCTTCCACTTCTACTCCCATTaacatgtctaatgttcttgtctATCCAGACTTAGTTACCAACCTTGTCACTGTTCGtcgccttgctcgtgagaatcctataactgttgaatttgatgatattggcttttctgtgaaggacgcctgTATAgggatggtactccaccgatgtgacagtccGGACAAGCTTTATCCGGTGCATCCTTctggcgccaccaccacccgtcCTGCCGCCTTCGCCGCCATTGTCGATCTTTGGCACGCCCGCCTCGGTCACCCCAACTCCACAGTTTTGCGTTAGATTCTTCAGAGTTTTTCATTGTCATGTAATAAGGTTGACGACCACTCTTGTGAGGCCTGCCGTCTGGGCAAGCACGTTGATCTCCCCTTTAGCGAGTCTACACACATTTCCACTTTTCTGTTTCAattattgcatagtgatgtttggatgTCCCCGGTTGCGAGCAACACGGGTTATTTATACTATctggtgatattggatgatttttctcattatgtgtggacattcCCTCTCCGTCGCAAGTCCGACGCTCTCGCCACACTCACCGCAttttattcatatgtcaccacacaATTTGGTCGTCCTATTCTTGCCTTGCAAACT
This DNA window, taken from Triticum aestivum cultivar Chinese Spring chromosome 1D, IWGSC CS RefSeq v2.1, whole genome shotgun sequence, encodes the following:
- the LOC101290598 gene encoding gamma-hordein-3, whose product is MKIFMVFALLVASTTITTATAQLDPRIHDQERPQQSFLQQQPLIQQQPYPPQEPQQPLFPQKEPQQPFPLQQPQYQQQQPYPQQPLPQEQLPQQHLFPQQPPQQQFPQQMPLPHQQQTFPQQQQQQEQLPQQQPQFPQQQPFSQYQQPLTQQPYSQEQPLPQQQPSVEEKQQLNLCKEFLLQQCNPEEKLSLLQSVIPFLRPKTSQQNSCQLKRLQCCRQLAHISEPSRCPAIHNIVHAIVMQQQHVDRGFGQPQPQQLGQEMPMQPQHQLGQHSILPQQLAQYQLVRLLVIQTLPMLCNVHVPSDCYTITAPFGSMTAYNGGQ